GGACCATTGAATGTACTGTAGGAGGTTGTCATGTCCACCACTAAAGTATTTAGCTGCATCAAATACGCTGATTTGATCGGATTTCATTATTTAGTTGTTCTTATTGTTACGAGGTTTAAGGATATGGGTGTTTTAATGGTGTCATGTCCACCACTGAAGTATTTACGTACACCTTTGGGTGTTTCATATGGTGTTTTGCAATTTACTTGAGATATGGAGATGTGGGTTTTTGTGTTTACTGTTTATATGGTGTTATGTCTACCACTGAAGCATTGCTGGTTTTTTTTAATGTAGGCATTTTGTGTGAAAGGCGGCTTGTTGTATCTCAAAAGAGGTTTCAGTCAAGCTATCGGAACAGTTGGCGAGTACGTTATGCGGACGGAATGAGTGAAAATGCTTATCGTAGGGATTTGTATCGTCAAAGTGATCAATAAGCTGTCATTAGAGCCTTTGAAAGTCAACCTGCCTTGAGCAACAGTCTTGCTATTGTTGCTGAGTAAGTTAAAGCTTTGGTCAAGCTTGATTTTTATTGTTTTGATGATATGATTTTATATTGTTGGGAAGATCACCTTTCCGGCCTTATGCATCAGTAGCCTTCTTTTGGCTTTTTAGTCCATGTTTTACTAATTTAATCTATTcacattgttgtttatttttaggGGAGCTGTTCAAATGGCTGACTACTCGAGGCAGTGACAAGGAAAAGGTTGGATTTATCAGGTTAAATGGGTGATTTTAAGAGAGGCAACCTCGCCGAAAGGGACATTGAGCAGGTAATTAAACTGTACTGTGTATCTTTATTGGTTTAATTCTGTTGTCACCGTGTAAAAGATTAGTAGAGACCGTCTTAAGGCCTCTTTTTATGTGATGTAGTCAGCTAGAAATATACTCTCTTATTCAGTAAGGTCAAAAGTATGTCTTTGGATCTTTTGGTGAAATGTTTGTCGATTTTTATTCTTTTTGGGCCTTTTGGTGAAATGTATGTCTTGAATTAGGCTCCTGCCATCAGTTTGCTTCTCCTAACGACTTTGATCATAGTGTTGCCTTGCTTCTAAGATTTAATATCACGCTGTCCAAACGAGTATATATCCACTAAAGATAGCTAAATTTAGGTGGTAAATTTATGTGATTACTTGATTTTCCGTTCGGGATGGTGTATATTTAGACAATTGGTTGTCTGGTTTAAATGTTTGCATAGTTGGCCCTCCATATGAATGTTATTTTGATACTGACAAGAACCCGTGAGGGTAATTATAATTTTTCTGAACAATGCAACTGTTTGGTCATGGTCTCATGTAGAGTGAGAACATTGGTATTACGTGTTGCATTTTTATGACGTTTATCGTTTTTTATGCGTCAAGGAAGTGTTTTATAGAGAGAAAAATGACGACAAAGATGAATTATTTGTGATTATTAGTGGTTTTATCATTGCGATAGCAGGTGTATCACATCAGTTTTAAAGTTTGTTGGTTTTAAATGAGTTGTATAGATAGCAAATGAATTGGATATTCTGAGCCGGTGCTTCCCAACTGAGTATGAGATCAAGTGTATATTATGGTACTTGTGAATGTTATCTTTCTGTACATTAGGCTTCTTCTGCGAATGTTGTTATGGTTAGGTTGAACTTGGAAGTTAGAAAGGTTGAAACATATCATTATGGTATCAGATATTTCTTTATAATGAAAATAAATGTCTCCCTTAACTAAAAGTGAGCAAGAGTAGCTACTATTCAACAATGAATAGTGAATTCCCTTAACTAAAAGTGAGCAAGAGTAATGCCTCAGACATTTTTAATGGAGGGTCATTTTAGTCAGTTTTGGTATTTCCTTATTAGTTTTTATTTGGGCTATTCTTTGACATCCGTAGTTAAATCATTCAATTTGATGGAGTAAAGATAAGCTATAGAAACGGAGTAAAACCCGTCGTCGTGTTTTTGGCCTCTGCCTCAGAATGGTAGCATTATGATTTCCTATAAAAATCAGGAGATATGCTTAGGGTAGTCTCTTGTAATTGTTGTCGGAATGAGATAGCAAGCATGTGGGCTAAGTATTAGGTTAATATATAAAACAGTGCTATTCAACTCTGGAATTTAATATTTGGACATATATAAATATGCCTTCGCATTAATGAGCGGGCTGGTAGCTTATTTAGTGATTTCATGGTGGGGTTGTACTCTTGACGTGGGTTCGAACCTAAGTCATGAAGATTGTCATTGTGGCTCCATTTACACCAAACAAATAATGATCTTGTCAACTTTTCTGATAGGTTATTCGAGCTGCAAAATCTGATTCTCGTTTAGAAAACAATCATCTACCGTCCGACATCCAGAAGTTACGCTACCGTGGCTGCTATGAAGCTCTCTGTTTTCCTCCTAAGATTGAAGCTATGGGAGAGGTACAAAAGAAGACTCATTTACTATGTGATTTCTGAACTTTGTCCACTGGATTTCTCCATTAAAGCTCTTTTCTTTCCGTCTCTGACTATTGGTGGAGCGTATGAGGAGCTATGGCCGATATATTGCTTTGCACTTACGATATGAGCAAGACATGCTTACATTTAGTGGATGCACGCATGGGTTATCGCCTGAGGAAGCTGACATTGATAAGGTAAAGCAAAATTTTGGCTCTGATCAAGAAAATCGACGTGGCGTATTTATAATGAATTAGGCAACTTTGTTTGAACCCTTGACTTCAAGTTTGAAACATTAACTCCTTAACCATTAGGGTAAGAAGGCCATTTGTTAGTTTATGTACAGAAATGTAATTGATCGTCAAAAGCCACCAATGGAATCTCCTACCTGAAATAACTTAAATCCAAAGACTTTGGTTGTAACAATTATGTCGACTGATTATTGAGTTATGGCTGTAGCTAAACAAGTTACTGATGAATGTCTATGATCTTTTTGAACTCAAGGCAAAATACAACATATTGGAAAGTTAAAGATATTAATGCCACTGAACAGAGAACCAAAAGGTACTGCCCTTTAACTCCAAAGGAGGTCGGCATGTTTCTATCTTCACTGAGATATCCAtctaacacccccatatacattACTGTCGGAGAGATTTATGGAGGTGAATCTCCCATTGCGTATTTGCAGTCCCGTTATCCCATTTTGATGAGCAAGGTATATAGTAATATAGATTTTTTTCCAATCTCTCTTCCATTCTACTATTCTGTCACTATAGGATTTCTGTTGAACTCTTGAGGCGACTGCGGAAAGGACCATGTAGTTTATGATATTATATAATATTACAATTAGTTAGGAGTTTTCATGTTCTTTAATTTTTTGGTTACTAAGTAATTGCTACTTAAAGTCAACATAAAACTTACTGATGAGAAGTGAATCTTTCAGGAGAAATTAGCCTCTGATGAAGAACTCACGCCTTTTGCCAACCATGCTTCTCAAATGGCCGCACTTGATTACATTGTCTCTGTTGAAAATGATGTATTCATCCTGACACACTTGGGGAACATGGCAAGGGCTGTTGAAGGCCATCGTCGATATTTAGGGCATAGGAAAACAATTAGCCCTGACAGGTTAACACCTCTCCATTATACTCATTTCTTCTTTTTAGTGTGTTAATTTAATTTGGTCTGTCATTTGGTGGTACTGACTAACTGACGGTAGGTAGATAGGAAAGAAAGCTACGAGAAACATCAGACGGTAGGTATTATATGAAATAGGGGACTGAGGCATGAAGGGGGAGGAGAAAGGGAAGATGTGCGTGAAGGAGTAAAAAGGAGAGGAGTAATACGAGAGAagtaggaggaggaggagaaggaggagaagggaaaatggaggaTATATAAGAGAAGGATAAAGGAACATAGTAGGTATAAGAATGAGGACATATGGAAGGAGAAATGGGAAAGGGAAGGAGCACTACGAGGTTGAAGAAGAAAAGGTGGTTTAGGATGCGACTGCGTTGAAGAGAAAAGAGGGAGATAAAGAGGATGACGAAGTAGTGGGTAAGAAAGGTAggggaaaaggagaaggaagagGAGGATTAAGGAGGGCTAAGGGTGAAAGAGCGATTAGTATGGAGGGGAGGAGAAAAGGGAATATATGAAGGAGTAGTACGAGAAAAAATAGGAGGAGTAATAGTATGAGAGCAAATGCAAGATGAGGGAAAATGGAAGGTATAAGGGAAGGGGGATAGGGAAAGGGATAGAAGTCGAGGAAGAGAGTaatgagaaagaaaaagaagttgaGGGAGGGAAATGGAAGGATGAAAATGATAAGAGGAAGGGAAAATAGTAGGAGGAGAAGAGGATGGAGAAGAATATAAATGGGGAGAAGGGGAAGGGATGAAGGTCGATAAAGAAAATAATGGATAAGAATAAGAGATATGGAGAGGAAAATGGAAGAATGTGAACTATAAGAGGaaagaaaaatataaaagaaaTAGGAGGAGTAATAGTATGAGAACAAATACAAGATGAGGGAAAATGGAAGGTATAAGGGAATGGGATAGGGAAAGGGATGGAAGTCGAGAAAGAGATTAATGAGAGAGAAAAAGAGGTTGAGGGAGAAAAATGGAAGGCTGAAAATGATAAGAGGAAGGGGAAATAGTAGGAGGACAAGAGAATGGAGAAGAATACAAATGGGGAGAAGGGGAAATGGATAAAGGTCGACAAAGAAAATAAAGGGTAAGAATAATAGGTATGAAGAGGAAAATGGAAGAATGTGAACTATAAgaggaaagaaaaagagaaagggaGGGGAAGAGAAAAGGGAATATATGAAAGAGTAGTGCGAGAAAAAATAGGAGAATAGTAATAATATGAGAGCAAATGCAAGAGGAGGGAAAATGGAAGGTATAAGGGAAGGGGAATAGGGAAAGGGATGGAATTCGAGAAAGAGAGTAATGAGAAAGAAAAAGAGGTTGAGGGAGGGAAATGGAAGGATTAAATTATAAGAGAAAGGGGAATGAGGAAGATGGGGAGGAGAAATGGGAAGATATGGTGGAGCAGGACGACGAAGAATGGGAGGAATTTTTATGTTACTTCGCAAGCTACAACTTAATACTTAATGTCTTATGTATTCCATTTAATTGTGTTCTTTAATAGTTGACCATCTATGCAATATTCATAGTTATATTCGGATATTCATGCTCTCAACAAAGTTAAATACGATTTTTTTGCGAATGGTTTTAATTTGTTTGCAATAGATTAAACCATCTAAGCAATATAACGAGAGTTTTGTTGGTGATAGGCACTCAACATGTACAAACAACTGACCCAAATAAAGATACGctaacatactcataaaatatcaACGATCAAAATATCTTGGGGGATCGCGCGCTTTTGCGAATGTGATTTTGTTTCCAACCACCATCCCACCTTCTCACCATGCTTCCTTGGCCAACCACCATCCCTAACTTTGACCCAAATAAGGATACACTAACATACTCATGTATATTCATGTTTCCAACAAAGTTAGATACGAAATATTTACGAATGTGATTTTGTTTGCAATCGATTCGAACAATTAAAAAATGATAACGACAAGATTTCATTGTGAACACCACTCAAAATGTataaaaaccaaaccaaatcaaaATACGCTACTACGGATTTGAAACGTAGACAAATAGAATAACTTGGGGGACGGCGTGCATCGCGCGCCGTGAAACCAACTAGTGTACAATAAATAAGCGTTAATCTCTTAATAGTTTAGTTGATGAATACAGTCCGTGAAATCGTCATGTCAACCCTTGTCTGTGAAAACAAAATTGTGAATCGTGATGAATGTGGTTGAATTATCCTAATTATAACTGAAAAAAAATAGCACCCCTCAAAGGTTTTGTGATACAAGAAATTTAAAGATAATAATATTATACTTGCTCTATTCCGTTTATTTGTTGTCATttttcattttggggtgtctcggtcaattattgtcctttctattttaagaatgaacttgatgagtaatgtGATCATTCACATCCAATTTGTTCCACTTTTCATTAAGTCATTGGTTCCCTCccatttccttggtctttgtaccaaaaccaaaggacactgATTGACCGGGACATAAGGAGTAACAATAGTTTATTTTCGTATAAAGAGAGTCACAAGAACGATTTTAATGCTACTGGTGTTCATATTCAGATTATGAGTATCACTATCACATGTCATGACTTTACCAACTAAGTTAATAAACATCCGAATATTATAACAACTAGATTTAATATCCGTGAGATGCATGGCCTAAAAATAATATCTAATTTAATTTCTCTAAGACCGATCATAGAAAATAACATTTCAAAATTAAAATTAAAGTAACATCTCCTTAATTTTTCCTACTAAAATCATGTTTTAAACGAAAAGAGTTTGGGTCTAATTCAGATCTCTTTCGCAAAATTAAATGGTGTAAGGATTCTATGGAACATGGTATATGTGCTAGTATATAATTCACCCGTTGCTACATTAAAACAAACTGCGTAATTCTTTATGAATCTATTCAGTTAACCACGTAAATAAGTTGGATATTTATAATAGACAACACACTTCCTTAAACTTTACGGTCTGAAGTAAGAGTATGAGTCGTTTAACGTAAAATTAAGGAAGACACTAAGATTGAAGTCGATAAGATGTAGTAGTCTTTCTTTCACCCCCACCACACAAAACATGACAAATACCCTAACATAAGTATTGTGTTGTGTGCGCCATATATCTTACATTTTGTATTGAGCGAACATTAACGTTCTTGCATTACACTCCTTATTCATTTGATTTGGTTAATGCAATGAAAGAAGCACAACGACGTGACCAAGTATAATCGTCTGTCAATCTCAAATAAGAACCTTTGCCTCTCCCTGCATTAGGTAGAAGAAAAGTAAAAGATATAAAAATTTATAAGAGGAAGTAGGTGAGGCTATAAGAGACCGCTTATATACCGCAAAACGCGGTTGTGTTTCCATCATAACCAATTTCTCTTTCCCAGTTGACCTTAAAAATcttatcttgtttttttttttttttttttttttttttttttttttttcgagtccTATTAAAACTCAAATATTTGGTTTTTCTATTGGAAAATATATCAATGTATACTCCGACCCCGTTTACGGGTAAACTTCCAGTATTAGCCCATATTACTCATATTGCTAAAATAGTATAATGTCCATgtaatcaatcaatactatatattaattccagaaaccaagggacttcaatgtaattaaataaatctatacaaattaattatactatataattTTTAATCATGGCCCTGTGTGATGGATCCGaccaagggactttaatgtaaatattatatagttttggttgaagtataaatttagagaacactataatatggtgattttccttaaaataacatgccccacttatgcTACTAATTAGTATAAaggtgttaattatttaacatacacggATATAATATGAtgtaatataatataagtattttATATTTTGAAAACTATTAAAAAGTAAAAACCAATCTacaattttaaaaaatataatattccataattcattagatttgtaatttaattagtaaataataatgattgctcttaaataataGGGTTATTTTACAGGAATAATCCGAATTATTGGTCACATTCTCACAATAATCCGAACTTTATTTTAACTCACACTAAACCGAATTTCGGATGCTCTCTTCTCAAAACACTCTAGCTTAATTTTAACCTATTTGCCTTAAGTTAAGATGACCTATTAATCAAAATACCCTTCTTGGCTGCCTGCTCACATACTTCCTCACCCATTTCCACATCATGCTTCACCGCACATCACCACCGCCATACATACACCAAGCACCACCATAACCTCCTCACCTTTTTTTTAAGGTAATCGTCATCACAGAAAAAGACCTTGTCATAGTCATTATAATCATAGCCCAAACGAAGGTATCGATACGACGAAATTGAGCTTAAGAAATTCCTAATTAGTACTCCGTACATTATTAGATAGCACTTAGCCCTTTGGAGATTCCTGACACATGGCACTTTGGAGATGTTAGTACCTGTGTCAACAAAAAAAACGAATTGGGGAatggatttttgatttcataaccCTTCTCCCGCCATTTCTTTATAGCAACATATCTCTAAGCAGTAAGCACATAAATTGAATAACTTCTTTTTTCCCCCAATTTGATCTAAATGTAAGATTTACCAAAAACGAtgtaaatttcaaaaattaatCTTCACCAACGACGTCATCGGGAAATTTGGAGCCAGTAATAATTGGTCTTTGATGACTTTTTTTTCGCTGGCAAAGAAAACTGGTGAAGGGATTATCATCTTCGATAGTTCAGTCATTCAGGTGGCCGTCAGCTGCGACGGGTGATGGTGATGCTAGTAGTGTTTAAAGATGAGGGAGAGGAAGTTAGGGTGGTGGGTAAAATGAGGGAGAGTAGGTTCTGGGGTTGAAGAAGGTATGTTAAAAGGAAAGTGAAGAAGTTACTTGATATATCGGTAGTGAGTCATCTAGTATAATATGAGATAAGGAGGTCATTAGTATCGTTTATTGGGAGTTAATTTAAAGTTCGGATTACTTTGAGAAGGTGGttaatagtttggattattcctatAAAATAAgcttaaataatattctaatacaactagataatcaactactatgatatgatagtaatcacccatgtgagtagtaaaaacaacaataatagcaaccggagtagtgaaagtcataTTAGCAGTAATGAGaatagtgaaattaacaataaaaaatGCGGGAGCAGTGAAAGAAAAAATTATGAcggcgggagaagtgaaagtaatagtactATAGTCGTCACAaaacatgtaatgaaagtaacagtagaaacAACGGAGAGAGTATGAAGAATTAACtaacaaatcgattttaagaaaatattaatttatttaaatatatgagtttaacaaaactaacgggttaaccgtaaaaaCTTTAAACGAAGAAGTAGTGAAGATAATAGTATTAGCAGGGGAtttagtgaaagtaataatattgacAGCGGGTGTGGTGAATGTGTcacataatttgttgattaattttacatctcatcataatttcaaaatataaattataaatgtatGTGTTAATCCAATTTAGCGAAACAAATTttatagaaaataaaatttaaatggtaaataaaggtagcccggACATAGCCGAGCACCAAACCTTGTTAAAATATAATCTCgtataatcatcattatttgttAAAGTTCAAATATAAAGTGACCAAGTATAATCGCCTGCCAATCTCAAATAAGAACCTTGATTTGCTTCTCCCTGCATTAGgtaaaagaaaagtaaaagatATAAAAATTTAACCCTATTTTATGGTGGTTTCCGTTGAAATATTATATATTTTGAGAGTTTTCATAGTTGGATAATCGTGCACATCTCAGAAGCAGAATTTATATTGAAATAGTTAGAGCTTATCTAAATTTATTTCCCACCACGAATTTCAACAAACctgtaaaaagaaaaaaattacaattaatttcGTAGCTTGTGAGATAAAAACCAAACAATAATCCTAGAAAGAATTATGTATCTACATACGTGTAATGTTAATAGTAAATAACATGTGATAACAAAAAAATAAGAAACGTAGAACCATGATAAGAATGGTCAAAAATCAAAATGTAACCTCAAATTTTTGATGGTACGAAGGTACATATATAGAGGAAGGTATTTAAGGTATACCGTTTAGTTTCTTTGAGTTTTCATCCCATTAAAACTCATGTATTCTTAcaatattataatatttatttggataaattgataacttatatcTAGTGTAATccactttttcaaa
This sequence is a window from Silene latifolia isolate original U9 population chromosome 8, ASM4854445v1, whole genome shotgun sequence. Protein-coding genes within it:
- the LOC141595110 gene encoding O-fucosyltransferase 7-like gives rise to the protein MGDFKRGNLAERDIEQASSANVVMVRLNLEVRKVIRAAKSDSRLENNHLPSDIQKLRYRGCYEALCFPPKIEAMGERMRSYGRYIALHLRYEQDMLTFSGCTHGLSPEEADIDKRTKRYCPLTPKEVGMFLSSLRYPSNTPIYITVGEIYGGESPIAYLQSRYPILMSKEKLASDEELTPFANHASQMAALDYIVSVENDVFILTHLGNMARAVEGHRRYLGHRKTISPDRKLVKGLSSSIVQSFRWPSAATGDGDASSV